The following proteins are co-located in the Oncorhynchus gorbuscha isolate QuinsamMale2020 ecotype Even-year unplaced genomic scaffold, OgorEven_v1.0 Un_scaffold_1824, whole genome shotgun sequence genome:
- the LOC124024291 gene encoding zinc finger protein 239-like translates to AEKSLSTSEHLKKHQRRPTGKKPHHCSDFRKSYSRSYSLKVHQRIHTGERTYRCNQCGKRFAHLKTLVVHLRIHTGEKCHSCSDCGKRCTSLVTLKIHQRIHTGEKPYSCSDCGKRCTSLVALKVHQRIHTGEKPYSCDQCGKTFTQSNNLISHQRTHTGEKPYHCSECGKSFSRTDTLKVHQRIHTGEKRYCCSDCGRRFLWSGHLKSHQRRHTGEKPYSCDQCGKTFTQSSNLIAHRRTHTGEKYHSCSDCGKRCTSLVTLKIHERIHTGAKCYSCDQCGKTFTQSNNLISHQRTHTGEKPYHCSDCGKSFSRSDSLKRHQRTHTGEKSHSCEQCDKRYSDKRSLIKHQKIHEGVVL, encoded by the coding sequence gcagagaagagtctctccacatCAGAACACCTCAAAAAACACCAGCGGAGACCCACAGGGAAGAAACCTCACCACTGCTCTGACTTTAGAAAGAGTTACTCAAGATCATATTCACTAAAAGTACACCAGagaattcacacaggagagagaacatatcGCTGTAATCAATGTGGAAAGAGGTTTGCTCACTTAAAAACACTGGTAGTACACCTGAGAATACACACTGGGGAGAAATGTCACAGCTGCTCTGATTGTGGGAAGAGGTGCACCTCTTTAGTTACCCTTAAAATACATCAAAGAATccatacaggagagaaaccttatagctgctctgactgtgggaagagatgCACCTCTTTAGTTGCCCTTAAAGTACACCAGAGAATccatacaggagagaaaccttatagctgtgaccAATGTGGGAAGACTTTTACTCAGTCAAACAacctgatatcacaccagagaacgcacacaggagagaagccttaccactgctctgaGTGCGGTAAGAGTTTCTCCAGAACAGATACACTAAAAGTACACCAGAGAATCCATACAGGAGAGAAACGTTattgctgctctgactgtgggaggAGATTTCTTTGGTCAGGACATTTAAAATCACACCAGAGaagacacactggagagaaaccttatagctgtgatcaatgtgggaagactTTTACTCAGTCAAGCAACCTGATAGCACAccggagaacacacacaggagagaaatatCACAGCTGCTCTGATTGTGGGAAGAGATGTACCTCTTTAGTAACACTTAAAATACATGAGAGAATCCATACAGGTGCGAAATGTTATAGCTGTGACCAATGTGGGAAGACTTTTACTCAGTCAAACAacctgatatcacaccagagaacacatacaggggagaagccttaccactgctctgacTGCGGTAAGAGTTTCTCCAGATCAGATTCTCTAAAaagacaccagagaacacacacaggcgaGAAATCTCATAGCTGTGAACAATGTGACAAGAGATACTCTGATAAAAGATCTCTGAttaaacatcagaaaatacatgaaGGAGTTGTTTTATGA